A section of the Triticum dicoccoides isolate Atlit2015 ecotype Zavitan chromosome 7A, WEW_v2.0, whole genome shotgun sequence genome encodes:
- the LOC119334514 gene encoding putative hydrolase C777.06c codes for MEPDPSKSPTGGSSSLIFLGTGCSGALPDARCLLKPSTPPCAVCSMGISLPPEGNPNYRLNTSLLVDYCHGDGTHKYILIDIGKTFREQVLRWFVHHKVPYVDSIILTHEHADAVLGLDEVWVVQPRNDRNDVEKIPIFLTQFTMDSIARRFPYLVEQKPEDGDEDAQAAKIEWKIVQDDVEKPFVASALEFVPLPVMHGEGYICLGFLFGRRARVAYLSDVSRFLPKTEHAISKSGAGQVDLLILEANSLHGVGDSFSTHLTLSESLDAIKRIHPKRALLIGMRHFFEHQRENQMLAEWSIREGIPTQLAHDGLRVSIDL; via the exons ATGGAGCCCGATCCGTCCAAGTCGCCGACGGGGGGATCTTCGTCGCTCATCTTCCTGGGCACGGGCTGCTCCGGCGCGCTGCCCGACGCAcggtgcctcctcaagccgtcaacGCCGCCCTGCGCCGTCTGCTCCATGGGCATCTCCCTCCCTCCGGAGGGGAACCCCAACTACAG GCTCAACACCTCCCTCTTGGTAGACTATTGCCATGGAGATGGAACCCACAAGTACATCCTAATCGACATCGGCAAGACCTTCAGAGAGCAAGTTCTCCGGTGGTTTGTCCACCACAAAGTTCCTTACGTTGACTCG ATCATTCTGACTCATGAGCATGCAGATGCTGTATTAGGCCTTGACGAAGTCTGGGTGGTACAACCAAGAAATGACCGAAACGATGTCGAGAAAATTCCTATCTTCCTCACACAATTCACGATGGACAG TATCGCGAGAAGATTCCCCTACTTGGTGGAGCAGAAGCCAGAGGATGGCGATGAAGATGCCCAAGCCGCAAAAATCGAGTGGAAGATAGTTCAGGATGATGTTGAGAAACCGTTTGTAGCATCAGCACTAGAATTTGTGCCATTGCCG GTAATGCATGGAGAAGGGTATATTTGTTTAGGCTTCTTATTTGGGAGGAGAGCCAGAGTTGCGTATTTATCTGATGTCTCAAGATTTCTACCTAAAACCGAGCATG CTATTTCGAAGTCTGGTGCTGGACAAGTTGACCTACTTATACTAGAAGCAAACTCTTTGCATGGAGTT GGAGATTCTTTCAGCACCCATTTAACCCTCAGTGAG AGTCTTGATGCTATCAAGAGGATCCATCCTAAAAGAGCTCTGTTGATTGGAATGAGGCATTTTTTTGAGCATCAGAGAGAAAACCAGATGTTGGCAGAATGGTCTATCAG AGAAGGAATACCGACACAACTTGCTCATGACGGCCTGCGAGTCTCCATTGACTTGTAA